ACTGGGTAATAATTTCACACTTCAATTCAACGTGAGCTTTTGGTCAAGAGAAAAAAAGAGAGTTGAAAATAAGGGGGGGAAATGCCAACTCCTAGTAAGCACAGAAAGAGAATAATCCACAAACATACGTATTCGGGAAACAAACACAAAAAGGGTGAAATAGCAACACATCGCTGTTGCCCTGTTCATTAGGCCCATCAAGCGCCCAGTAGTTCAATTAGCTCTCCTTTTTTGAGCTTCGAATAGCCTTTGACACCTCGAACTTTAGCGAGGTCCCTCAATTCTGCAACTTTTAGTGAACCCAGATCAGCAGAGGCTTCTGCAGCAGATGATTCCTTGATTTTTTCGGCAGTACCGTTAGAGTCAGAGGTTTCAACCTGGTTATCTGATGCTTCTAATTCTTCTTCATCTAGATCATCATGCGTGAGCTCTGccttcttctgaagctcagatCCACTATTACCAATCTTCTTGCTTCTCCCTCGGGATTTCGAGGAAGGAGATTTATCCTCCTCTTCTGCAGAGAACACAGGTTGGAACTTAACTCTAGGAACAGGAGATTTTCGCCTAAAATATGAAGCAGGTCTAGTGGGAACAAGAGGAGTTGATTCCTCAGATGAATCTGAGTCGATATCATCGGCGACAAAAGGATTCAAATTCTGCTCATCGTCCAGTGTTGTGCTATTTTTTTCTAGTTGGTCGGCGACAAAGTCTACTTCTGGAGTActcttcttcttctgattcacTGAATGCTTTCTCAACAATTTCAGAAGCGAATCGACAGTTCCCCGTTCGTTTTGTCCTTGCTGTGCAGCTTcaatcttcttcccttccttgATCGAAGCCCGCTCTCGCAGTTGTGCTTGAACCTTTCTAAACAGCTCGACAATTTCCTTCTCTCTTTGTCCTGGAAGAGGAGTAGCCTGGTGCCTGATGTTGCCAGACAGAGAAAGTAGTGAACCATTTTTAGAAGAAACATAATCCATCTCTTCCATGTTATCTGGCTGCTCAGGCTCGTGGTATTGTTTGCTCTTGCCACCCTGGGAAGACCCTCGCTGTCGTCTAGAAAAATCAGGATTCCTCTTGAAGTTATTAGGACCCGCATTGCACATGAGAGACACCCTTGTTTTATGTGGATTGACATTTTTGATACCACAGAACAACTTCTGGCCTCTATTACATGAATATGATAACACAATGGCTCCTCTGGATACCCCTGGAAGTGGTAAGAACTTCCCTTGATGGGGCATATAGCCTGCAAGTATTTCTTAAACATTAAATAATGTCGTATGGTATAAGAGATACTAACTAAAATGAATAAAATCAGTTCATAACAAGGATACAATGAAAAATTCTGATAAAGACAATTGAGAACAGTCCTTGGTGCTTTACTGATCACAATGGTTTTTGGTCTTCAATGTTGGAGTCTATGTTAAGTGTGTGTAGAAAGAATAGAaactatatctacaaaataaaactcactAATAATTGAGAGAATTTAGATATAATTCCAGTAGATAAGAAAATGAGACGAAAAAAATAGATTGCGATGACATGGACATATATCCAAGATGCTCAACTGATTTATAGTTAGGATCGTTGAATGTATTAGAGTGGAAAATATAAGGGGatcaaaaaatagaaaaatcattgCATAAACTTCCATGGACGTATAATAGTTGGGACAAACATAAATTGTCACTTGTATGATTGTTTTTGTGTCTAACAACTAAATTGCATTGAGCAATTTTTCTTTATCTAAAATTAGGGATCGAGGATAACAGTTCAATATGATAAAGTGGCCTcagctaaattttaaatttcaagtataagCAGAACGGTTTGGAGTCAAATAGGAAGTTCCTCAGACAAGATATCATGATAAAATATTGAACTAACCATCAGCTCCTATTCATTAAACTCAAAGCACAATTAAAAAATAAGGACAAGATGGCATACCCTATAAAATATCCATTTGGATGCATGGATTATAATTACTAAAATCAAAACAAGATAGTATAGTTTTGCACCTAAGGTCCTAAATCATATCTGGAAACATGTAAACCAGTAAAAATCAGTCAGGAAGCACAAGAGAAATGCAAAGAAATGGCAAACAAAATGAATAATGGTGTAGAACACTAGCATTATAGGAGTATGTGAAGAATATAATTCTCATTTCTCAATTAAGACAATAGAATTTATTATGAGAACAAAGGTTTAGATGGCAATGCTACTAGGCAAAAGCTACAAGACATACAAGTGCAATTGCTCTTCATTTTCTAATTTCTCGAAGGTTGAGAATTTGCCTTCAGAAGTCACATTCTCCATTAATCTTATATAAAAGTTGGAAGAAATTATAATACGCTTAAAATGCGAAAGTTAACTTAATGGTAGTAGAATAATTGATACTACCTTACAAATATTCTAGATTAGTCCACACTGTAAACTGAGATTGCATTCAGGAATGTCAGTTGATATCCCAATGCGAATCCTCACCAACCAACCTTGGTCAGGGCCAGACCATCTTGCCCCATTCCACATAAAAATGTGAAAGATCAAGCGAGGAGTTTATTGCTCAACCTTCTCTGTAAGGTCATATAATCGGGAGAAAGAGCAGACGAGAGAataagaggatgaagagagaagaAATACCAAGGTGAATTAAATTGATAAATAGCTAAAATACAACCATTACATTATCTTACAAGCAATTAAGAGGACGACAAACATAGAAAACAACTTGGCAGAAGGCACTGTGATGAAATTATAAATTTACTTTGAACATTGGTAATTTGCAAACTCTTCTGGCAACTCAATGGTGCAGGGGCTGTAAAGAAAGCTTTGTACCATAACTCACGTTGCCCTAACTTAAGCTCTTTTTTGTCAGGATGAGATAGTAAGTCAAGCCCCAACCCTAAACTGCCTGCCCCACCTTGTTTTCATTCCTGACCATCCCTACTCAAGTGTCAAGCTCCTCCATTAGTGATTTGAATTTCTCATCAAGGCCCAAACCCAAGTCAGATTAGAACCATTCTTAGCCACATACATATAAGACCCATGGAAATTCCACCATTATCAGGAACCCTTTTCCTTGGTTCACTTACCAAGCTCAAGACTAGGTTTACTACAAAGTCATATCATAACCATATTAGATCCCAAAAGTCTTCCAGACTAATTTGTTTCGAGCAAGCAAGTTTAGGACTACAGTAATCAACGTAAGGGcgttttgaaatataaaataataataatgatgagaaaaaaaaatcttggCGCTGAAAAAACAAAATTTCCTCATATTAACAATCAAAAAAGCAGTGAGACCGGTAATCACTGAGAAAACCATCCGGAAATTTATGATTTTCTCCATATTCAAACTCAGATGAATAAAAACTTTAGGTAGCATTGCATTTCCTTTTCACGGAATAGATAGCTAGAATACTATGCTTATAACTAGAGATTCAGCCATACCAATGCCCGCCATCTCGTTGGTCAGCGCACTGCACCCTTTTCCTTCTCAAACCAGATCGAGATTCAACGACGTCAGGAGAAGGAATCTGAACACTTAAGCGGATATACAAGCTCGACGACGAAGAAGAGGCGGCGTTTCGGCCTGTATAGTCAGGTATGGAAGCTGAAATAGGAAGCCTATAAGACAACGGTGGCCAGGAAGATGCTCCGGCTTAGGGTTCCGGGGGCGGGACGGAGAACAGAAGGACCGAGGGTTGCGGAGGACCGTGAAATAGGAAGCCTATAAGACAACGGCGACCAGGAAGATGCTCCGGCTTAGGGTTCCGGGGACGGAGCGGAGAACGGAAGCGCCGAGGGTCTGCGGACGACCGTGAAGGGATAAGAAGTGACTTTCTTTTATAGTCATTTTTGGGCCAGGCCCAGATAATTAGTCGCCATTTATGACCTAACCCATTATAGTAGGGCCGTATTTCGTCTTGCAGGCGGGATCCTGTCCAGTCCAGATCCTTtggatcataacttttgatttgttTATGGATCTTACTTGTATAACAGATGAGATCTAGAGGATCCGTACTTCTCCCTTGACGGCTTGGCCAAGACAGTGAATCAGAACTTGATCCATAAAAAATGGATCAGAGGATTCCTACTCTTCGCTAAAAGTTTTAGACGACCAAAGGATCCTTGCTCTTCGTCTTGTGGTTGATGACATTATTTTTATTGAAAAACACTCTTTTTCCGGATTATCCTATATTTATACCTGATtccaatattttttttcaaaataaaaatattcacaCAGACAATTTATGATACAAATAATCCCTTCTACAAACGACTGGGAGCTCCAAACAAATTTCTCACAAACTACCGGAATAATTCAAAAAAGCACCCGTTCTACTTAGATTAATCGCCCATTAAACAAAAATCATCTAATAATTTGCTGAAACTGAGATTCTATCCTTAAATGCTTAGAAAATTGAGAAGATGCACTCTTAACCCGGGAGCAAAACTGGCACATTTACAAAGAAGGGTCAAGTTGAATCAACCCATTCAAAATGTCATATTGGAATCACAAATCTTGACCCTTTCAGATGAGTCAAGGAAACAAGCCGATATGAATACAATCTCAACAAGATCTACATGCTATGAAGTGAGCAAAAATATTGTATTTTGGTGTTACAACACATTGGGGGGCGTAAATAAAGAGTAATTTCTTCCCTGTCAAACAAGTATGACAGGTCTCGATAAATTATATTTGGCCACTGGAGTTGGGAGGGAAACTTTCAAGTCAGTGCAAAGGAATGGAATTTACTCATTTCATAGATAAAATGAATGAAATGTTTcaaatacaaataaatatattGGTACATCGAGCAGGAAAGAAAAACCCCTTTCCTGAGACTGAAGAACTCTAAGTCTGGAGGAATTGGCCTTCTTGTTGACTTGTGAATAAAATCTGGGAGGGTAGTGAGTTTTAGGCACAACTTTAGATGAACCTGAAGCTTTTATGAAAATATAAGAATAACAAATattatagaaaatatatataaaaaacccCACTTGTGAGGGTGAAATCACCGTGATCACTTCTGATCTGAATACACAGCATCAACATCATCAAGTTCAAGTAACTTGGAGATAAGGTCCTTGTTTAAATCCATCGCTTCATCATCAACCTAGAGCAGAAACTCAGAAACAAACACCAATGAGCTTATGGAGGATACTAAACTCGATGCTTAATTAGGACACACTGCTTGAGGGCATATGATACTTTAAGATgcaaaggtagattggtggatTTTAGCATATGTTTCAAACACAAGGTTAACTACTTCAAACTATGTACCTCAATGGGGTTAAATGGCAGTAGTTCAAAACCATTATCTGGTTCAAAGCCTATGCCCTCATCTCGTAGCTTTGATAATATAGAGGAGTAGTTTTCTGAAGAAGTAACAATCTTGTAGTAGCTGCAAATGGTGAAATATTTTAGGAAGCACAAGAAAGTAACTACAATGCAAGCATTCTATTAAGAAATTCAAGTCCACTGCACTGAAAAATGATGCATTCAACTTGAATTGCTATCTTTTGAATATACAACACATCTTTGCTTGATTTTGTTCCATCAAATTGGATCATGATTTATCTAGACTAGCAAGTGAAAAGCACCAAATAAAATGACACCAAAGAGCAAACTTTAATATGTCATCGTTTGGTTCTTGGAAGTACCTGTCAGGTCTATCTTCTTCTGAGTCATCTTCATACTCTGGTGGTTCTATAACGTCTTCAGCACCAGCATCCAATGCAATACTGAGTAGCTGATCTTTGTCAGCAGCGTTGGCCTTTATGTTTATGACCTGTGCTCGCCTGAATTTGAATAAGATAGATCCTGGATCAGCAAGTTTTGCTCCACAGTCCTTTGCCACTCCTCTAACAGCAGCTACTGATCTTGTAACTTTATCTGTTAGAACCTCAACAACCATACCAACCCCGCCAAAACCATAGACCTGATTCATTGTAACTCTTAatcaataataaaaattaatttagaatGACAAATTAGTTACCTCATAAAACTTTTCGATATATGCTTCTTGTCCCTTTTCAGATGCCTTTTTTATGTTGCGCTCCACAATTTCCTTGGGCACTTCAAGCTCTCTAGCTTTCTCTAGTACAGCAGCTAAAACTGTATTGGAAGTAGGATTTGGACCTCCTTTTTGTATACTTTATTTTTGATGCAATCAATATAACAGGAAGTTAACACCATTTTTTTTGACAAAGTACAATTTGCAATTTTGGAGACAGGTCATCAGTAAGAAAACATAAAATGTTATAAAATGAAGAACTTGCACCTTCATAATTAATGGAGATCTTGCCACAAATAAATGTCACTGTTAACTTATTAAGGATAAAGTACATGTCCTTCTTCGACTTCAAGCTGATTGCCCAGTTTATACTAAACCAATTCTCCTACTTGCGATTTGGGAATATACAGAGGTATCACTACACTTCTTGCTCAAGGTTTCACACTTATTGCCAGGGGAAAACATCAACTCTAACACAATCTGTGGTGGAATATGAGGTACAAGACAATCACCATGCTATGATGTGCCTCAGAGGCTCCAACCCCATCGGTAGTCTTTTCCCAGATAGAACACTAACTAAGCCTAGTTTTAGATATGTTTTAACAAAgttatctttctttttcttagTTTTAAATGTAATTGAGAGACTGATGGTTTAAGAGACACGAGCAAATTAATGCATTCAATATGTTTGGATATACTAATTACATATCAGATAAATCCATGTAAAACAAGTATTCTGGCATATATTAGTTTAATTTCATGGGATATATGATGATCAACACTCTCTTAGTTTGATATCCGCATGTCAGAAAGATGTCTAATCCAACTAAATGGGATCAATAACATGGTTTATCCTTAAGATCTATGTTCATGAGGTATTTCATGGAACTTCTTGGTTGCTTCAAGGCCTAATGAAACTGGGAGTGATCAGATATGCACACATGTAAGTATATTTGCAGGACATGTAATAGGACAAAACTTGAGGTTGACTTTGTCCTCTTTTTTGTGCATGCTACACCAGTTAGTTATCATATCTTCTGTGCTTATCTACATTAATATATCCTTAACCTCTCCAACTAGTCTATCCACAtaatacttagcagatttgcatGAATAAGAGGATAAACATGATTTCACGCTCACAGTAGCCCTGATCTTAGTTATGAAATGACCTTATAGCCCACATGAAAAGTCAAGGATCTAGTCTATTCATGAATGCAGCTACTCCAGATTTTCTATATTCACACAATCACACTTGAAATCAAATTTATTTTCTTGATCTAAATTTCTCATGTAGTGACCATTAGCAAAAGTTTTGGAGAATCATGCTCAATAGAATTTCAAATATTAATTGGTCTAGCATGCCCATGAAAGGATTAATAAGACTGTTAATGTATACGAATTCCCAGACATGTGAATTAGCATGTTCATACATGCAACCCTGGGGCAGAACTTAACTACAGAGCAGATGCGCTTAAAAGATTCAGTATAACACCACAGTGCCATACTATAACTAAAGAAGTACTTCATTAAGTTTCACCTACTTAGTGAAGCTTCCAATGCAGTCATAACTACTGATGGTTTTTGAAGACCATGCAATTCGAACACACACAAGTTGACTAGATCCTATAGTTACTGATTAACCAATATATCATAACTAAGAAGAAGCTTCAAAAAAAATCAAGGGGCTTTTAACTTACGCTGCAACAATTTCTTTTCCAATTTTGCTATTCCGTTTCATTTTCTTCAAATTCTGTGCATCCTGCAAAAATAACACATGAATTTTGTAAATTACTATTTTTTTCAGCactgataaaaaaaattgaatattttacATGCAAGTAGTTGTCAGAAAAATGGAATAAGAATAATACAGCAGCCCTTTCACAGTGAAGAGGCATGAAATTGATCTACAGGAAAGGAAATGgattaaaaataaagaaataacataGAAAAAGATTgttatttcctctggagtttatAATCATTATCAAAATTACTCTATTAATGACCCAATCACTATTATGTCCTTTTCTTATTTGACACCTCCTTTGACCATTTATAAAAACTTTTAGAAAATAAAGCATCGGACACCTATTTCCATTCATATATGAGACAGATACTTTTATGTTGCACCCAAGTTCGAACAACACATGAATTACAGAAACCAGGTTGACCTAGACTATTCTGCAACTAGAGATAAGGACGGAACAAACATATATAAACTTGGATGGTTATGCACCAAATTTGTAAATCAATAAACCAATTGAAGTCTCAAAACGCATATGATCTTTTTATGCGACATAGGACCAAAACTGAGTATAGAACCAACTGAAATTTGGTGATAACATCTTCAAcattctgtatttttttttaatcttttgccCCTAAGCGCTCTGTTAGCTTTCATTCCAGTTTAACTTGAATGTAATTCTTACTTTCTCATGATAGCTTTTATAACTCACGACATAGAACATTACAACATTGACATTAAGCTAACTCTGATCCGCTTTCACTAAGGCATTAAGTTACATAAAAGTAATTAAAGTGAGTAGTACAATTAACTTTTCACCTTTCTTCCAGCGATCTTGCAAGAACGCCTGCCCATGCAAACAGGGCGAGAAGTCCATATCCGCCTCACGCCCTGGAAATTACGCTCCCCACTGGAAGGCATGATCGTCAGCTTCGCGCCCAGAAACCCAACCCCTAacaaagaacaagcaaaccattCAATTGTTCAAGCCGCTACGGAAAACCGTAAAGGGGGAGTCGAGCGGCGAAGTATCCGTACTCTCAAGCGTCGTCTGGCGCCGGAAAGAAGGAAGGACACGCGTGAGAGAGACCCGGTAGAAGACAGCGCCGAAAGCTCTCGCCATCTCGCGGTGTGCGTGGCGAGTTCGACTGATTTCCTCAGTCGCAGCAAGCCCTAAATCCTATTAATACCGTCGGGCCGAAAGACAAGGATTATCCAGCTCGACAACTTACCTCGTTTGTTATTGGATATAGCAGTGGGCCCAAAAGTAAATTGCCATGATACTTTAATTTTACTTATTGTTTAGTTACTCTTACaccatataaaaatatatattttttaaattattttataacacACTGATGATATAATCTATGGCAAACAATACAATATAATATAAAGTCAAATCTCCTTATAAACAATTGCTACATagtaattttatgagttaaaaaaaaaatacatatgtcattttttttatatatgatataattttataaataaaaaatgatacaTACATCATTTTTTAGATACATGATATAATTTTATGAGTCAAAAAATGATACatgcatcattttttttatatgatgTAATTTTGTCAATGAAAACAtgtatatatttcttttttttccatccgatattttcaattttatttttaggtgatCGATTTTTGCTTCAAAACTATCCGTTGATGGATTGCGTTTCTCTTccttctaaaaattttaataaagtaaATGACAAAATTTTTCCACTgcgaaatttttttcttaattttactttccgctctcccaagaaaactaacaatttagagaggagaggaaggataGCTCTAGCTAGGATAAACTCTGCAAATCCATGAAATCCCTTGGTAAGTATTCGTGCTTGAGATCATCGAAGGATGAGCCATCGATGAGCTGTTCTTTGTTGACAAAGTTTTTGTACAACGAAAGGAGAACCAACCGCCAAGGGAGTCCACGAAGcctaaggaaaagaagagaaagaaagagttAAAATGGAGACAAGGGGTTGTCCTATCTCAGCCATTTTGATTTGAGAGGTAGAAAAAATGAACAATAGATAAATATATGTAATTGTATACAAGGATGTACATGGACCTCTGTCTACGAGAATGGTTGTTTTTTATATTATTGTCATTGAATACCTCTCTCTAAGTATTAATTGGTGATGGGATATTTGTCATATCCTGGCAAAGAAGATATCATATCATCTATCTCTATCGTGTTTGTATAATTTACTATTTTATATGTTTCGACAATCCACGCGTTGTACCACTTATGACACTAGCTCATGAGACATGAGATTCATTGGACTGAAGGACCAGGCTAATTAAATAAAAGGAGAATTAGATTGGAGGACTTGAAAGGAATGTAGCGGTAGTCCTATAAATAGGAGCATCTAGTGGAGGCCGAACAGGGAAGGAGCTAAGCATAACAATGGATACAAGTCAAGAAGTGTCTACCTGTTAGACCGGCAGAAT
This window of the Zingiber officinale cultivar Zhangliang chromosome 3B, Zo_v1.1, whole genome shotgun sequence genome carries:
- the LOC122056031 gene encoding SAP-like protein BP-73 — its product is MAGIGYMPHQGKFLPLPGVSRGAIVLSYSCNRGQKLFCGIKNVNPHKTRVSLMCNAGPNNFKRNPDFSRRQRGSSQGGKSKQYHEPEQPDNMEEMDYVSSKNGSLLSLSGNIRHQATPLPGQREKEIVELFRKVQAQLRERASIKEGKKIEAAQQGQNERGTVDSLLKLLRKHSVNQKKKSTPEVDFVADQLEKNSTTLDDEQNLNPFVADDIDSDSSEESTPLVPTRPASYFRRKSPVPRVKFQPVFSAEEEDKSPSSKSRGRSKKIGNSGSELQKKAELTHDDLDEEELEASDNQVETSDSNGTAEKIKESSAAEASADLGSLKVAELRDLAKVRGVKGYSKLKKGELIELLGA
- the LOC122056033 gene encoding probable transcriptional regulatory protein At2g25830, with the protein product MARAFGAVFYRVSLTRVLPSFRRQTTLERVGFLGAKLTIMPSSGERNFQGVRRIWTSRPVCMGRRSCKIAGRKDAQNLKKMKRNSKIGKEIVAAIQKGGPNPTSNTVLAAVLEKARELEVPKEIVERNIKKASEKGQEAYIEKFYEVYGFGGVGMVVEVLTDKVTRSVAAVRGVAKDCGAKLADPGSILFKFRRAQVINIKANAADKDQLLSIALDAGAEDVIEPPEYEDDSEEDRPDSYYKIVTSSENYSSILSKLRDEGIGFEPDNGFELLPFNPIEVDDEAMDLNKDLISKLLELDDVDAVYSDQK